A genomic window from Bdellovibrio sp. SKB1291214 includes:
- a CDS encoding DUF58 domain-containing protein, with protein MASNVVANGLQFLKRRRQSQSKKARTYILPTRFGMAFGLMSLVLFFMAVGYANNLIYIFFFFLTSVAFTGMVITNRNVQAVSFSRILPGEVFAQEEGRLRVELQNTTMTTSFEIEVVTDRKTKEALRSTVAPEIESVVPVAWTPAKRGMQSAPTLRIQGSYPFGLLQAWKVIKSPGSVLVFPARQGVTEFPMGSGADSVAESMGLFLNHKIYQSGDPVRRIDWKASARRNEVLIKKYEEPEKPALNFSWEQTESLRDPELRLSQMALWIDQAEAQNYVYSMRIGAVQTPSAKGREHWRRCLELLALAKVSELP; from the coding sequence ATGGCATCAAACGTGGTCGCGAATGGGCTGCAGTTCTTAAAAAGACGACGCCAGTCCCAGTCTAAAAAAGCCCGAACGTATATTTTACCTACACGCTTCGGCATGGCCTTTGGGCTCATGTCGCTGGTGTTGTTTTTTATGGCCGTCGGATATGCGAACAATTTGATTTATATTTTCTTTTTCTTTCTGACTTCTGTGGCATTTACCGGAATGGTTATCACCAACCGCAATGTGCAAGCAGTCAGCTTTTCCAGAATTTTACCCGGAGAGGTGTTCGCCCAGGAAGAGGGCCGGCTTCGTGTTGAACTTCAAAACACAACAATGACAACAAGTTTTGAAATTGAAGTGGTGACGGATCGAAAGACAAAAGAGGCGCTACGCTCGACGGTCGCGCCAGAAATTGAATCCGTTGTGCCGGTGGCGTGGACACCCGCCAAGCGGGGGATGCAAAGCGCACCAACCCTTCGTATTCAGGGCTCGTATCCATTTGGGTTGTTGCAAGCGTGGAAGGTTATTAAATCTCCCGGATCGGTACTTGTGTTTCCCGCCCGACAAGGTGTGACTGAATTTCCGATGGGTTCAGGTGCAGATTCGGTGGCAGAGTCTATGGGACTTTTCCTAAATCATAAAATCTATCAATCTGGGGATCCCGTTCGTCGTATCGATTGGAAAGCCAGCGCTCGGCGTAACGAGGTTTTGATTAAAAAATATGAAGAGCCCGAAAAGCCAGCGCTGAATTTTTCTTGGGAGCAAACCGAATCCCTCCGTGATCCTGAACTTCGCCTTTCGCAAATGGCCCTGTGGATTGATCAAGCTGAAGCACAAAACTACGTCTATTCGATGCGGATCGGGGCGGTACAAACCCCATCGGCCAAAGGCCGTGAACACTGGCGACGTTGTCTTGAACTTTTGGCATTGGCTAAAGTTTCGGAGCTTCCGTGA